One Setaria italica strain Yugu1 chromosome II, Setaria_italica_v2.0, whole genome shotgun sequence DNA segment encodes these proteins:
- the LOC101766870 gene encoding transcription factor bHLH54 translates to METDMMAQFLGADDHCFTYEHVDESMEALVSLFLPSLDTDSNSSSSCLNYDVSPQCWPQPGHSSSVTSLLDPAQNFESFEFPVMDPLPPTDFNSPSDVPYLSEDLSPLHGNLSSSIEEEVANVAPATKKRKSSATIKASKKTKKVGKKDSVINEDGSNAYVDAQSSSSCTSEEGNLEGNANSSSKKMSTRASRGAATDPQSLYARKRRERINERLRILQNLVPNGTKVDISTMLEEAAQYVKFLQIQIKLLSSDDMWMYAPIAYNGINISNVDLNISALQK, encoded by the exons ATGGAAACTGACATGATGGCGCAGTTCCTTGGAGCTGATGATCACTGCTTCACCTATGAGCATGTGGATGAGTCCATGGAGGCATTGGTATCTCTGTTCTTGCCTAGCCTTGACACTGACTCCAACTCCTCTTCTAGCTGTCTCAACTATGATGTCTCTCCACAGTGCTGGCCTCAACCAGGTCATAGTTCTAGTGTTACCAGTTTGCTTGATCCAGCTCAGAACTTTGAGAGCTTTGAGTTTCCGGTTATGGATCCTCTCCCGCCTACCGACTTCAATTCTCCTTCTGATGTCCCATACTTAAGTGAGGATCTGAGCCCTCTGCATGGAAACCTTTCATCATCCATAGAGGAAGAAGTAGCCAACGTTGCACCGGCTACTAAGAAGCGGAAGTCTAGTGCCACCATAAAG GCATCAAAGAAGACCAAGAAGGTTGGCAAAAAGGATTCTGTCATCAACGAAGATGGAAGCAACGCCTATGTTGATGCGCAAAGCTCCAGCAGTTGTACCTCCGAGGAGGGAAATTTGGAAGGCAATGCGAATTCAAGCTCGAAGAAGATGAGCACCAGGGCCAGCCGTGGAGCAGCAACTGATCCTCAGAGTCTCTACGCAAGG aagaggagagagaggatcaACGAAAGACTGAGAATCTTGCAGAACTTGGTTCCCAATGGAACAAAA GTTGACATTAGTACTATGCTTGAGGAAGCAGCACAGTATGTCAAATTTTTGCAGATTCAGATTAAG TTGTTGAGCTCTGACGACATGTGGATGTATGCCCCAATTGCATATAATGGAATTAACATCAGCAACGTTGATCTCAACATCTCTGCCCTGCAAAAATAA